One window of Phalacrocorax carbo chromosome 1, bPhaCar2.1, whole genome shotgun sequence genomic DNA carries:
- the CCDC138 gene encoding coiled-coil domain-containing protein 138 isoform X3 has protein sequence MAGLGPSGQSVQRRGPAGDCLSGALHSKYQSGSSLLYKGDMDSSLEYTTISLSKCSLESEFTESGRENSIRSSSDFLQSFKDWDCFDDEQDSFWDSSGLEIEEKTINCSETDAVQNTAMYVETGSTLASHLAANTRENSDQNITYGFVRKIVSGTDAQACNSQDLIPPHIGQIYDELFVIHQKLQRESSAQQEYALQLQKREHFLTEREALLFRHEAALAKIRDVEEEVHTKFGIMKEQHEAEVKQLTEALREITKENRRLKSSFDTLKEMNDSLRKQLSDVTELNKKLEGQARKVQARLENLQRKHEFLMVRKSKDTCQVVQKSKPVKQEKVIVTSKIAKLPLNSQVYELLTFLMDWISDQHLSKIKIQEREDSHKLQVTQTSKKTSTQERCMKLLPIATEQLQWMPFLNPKLHMPVIKFIYWSIRQLDSGIQHATMTSTMRRLGKDIFKGIVSKGNPHSSEQSTESKSKSAAFFKSSYMPLRFLSTLIVLKTVTQVDYLAQAFDSLHIDLKTDEGKALFLEYQCVPVILSHFKVSSRVLLSSALDVLLQMTMESGKFGFLTAFPGSLQ, from the exons ATGGCGGGCCTCGGTCCGTCCGGCCAGTCTGTgcagcggcggggcccggcgggg GACTGCCTTTCAGGAGCATTACATAGCAAATATCAGAGTGGAAGCTCCTTACTATACAAAG GTGACATGGACAGCTCACTGGAATATACAACTATTTCTTTATCCAAATGTTCTTTAGAGTCAGAATTTACTGAAAGTGGAAGAGAGAACAGCATCAGATCTTCTAGTGATTTCCTACAAAGTTTTAAAGACTGGGATTG ttttgatgATGAGCAAGATTCTTTTTGGGATTCAAGTGGTctagaaatagaagaaaagacCATTAATTGCTCTGAAACTGATGCAGTTCAAAATACAGCTATGTATGTGGAAACAG GCAGCACCTTAGCATCCCATTTGGCTGCAAATACAAGAGAAAATAGTGACCAAAATATTACCTATGGTTTCGTAAGGAAAATTGTGAGTGGAACTGATGCTCAAGCATGCAATAGTCAAGACTTAATACCACCCCACATCGGTCAAATTTATGATGAATTATTTGTCATACATCAGAAGCTCCAG AGAGAAAGTTCAGCACAGCAGGAGTATGCTCTGCAACTCCAGAAACGAGAGCATTTTCTAACAGAGCGAGAAGCGTTGCTTTTTAGACATGAAGCAGCTTTGGCTAAAATAAGAGATGTTGAGGAAGAAGTTCACACAAAATTTGGAATTATGAAAGAG CAACATGAGGCAGAAGTTAAACAGCTGACAGAAGCCTTGAGGGAAATAACTAAAGAAAATAGAAGGCTGAAGTCATCCTTTGACACCTTGAAGGAAATGAATGACTCTTTAAGAAAACAG TTAAGTGATGTAACTGAGCTGAACAAGAAGTTGGAAGGTCAAGCAAGAAAAGTACAAGCTCGTTTAGAGAATCTACAA AGGAAGCATGAATTTTTAATGGTACGGAAGTCTAAGGATACATGTCAAGTGGTGCAAAAAAGTAAACCTGTCAAGCAGGAAAAAGTGATTGTAACATCAAAAATTGCTAAG CTACCACTGAATTCACAAGTTTATGAGCTCTTAACTTTTCTAATGGATTGGATCTCAGACCAGCAccttagcaaaataaaaatacaagaaagagAGGACAGTCATAAACTTCAGGTTACCCAGAcctcaaaaaaaaccagcacCCAGGAAAGGTGTATGAAG CTTTTGCCTATAGCTACTGAGCAACTCCAGTGGATGCCATTTTTGAATCCTAAACTACATATGCCTGTgattaaatttatttactggTCTATAAGACAGCTAGACAGTGGTATTCAG CATGCCACAATGACATCAACAATGAGGAGACTTGGCAAAGATATTTTCAAAGGCATAGTAAGTAAGGGAAACCCACATAGTTCTGAACAGTCTACAGAGAGTAAATCAAAATCGGCAGCCTTCTTTAAGAGTTCCTATATGCCTTTGAGGTTTCTGTCAACTTTAATTGTGCTTAAAACAGTGACACAAG TGGATTACCTGGCTCAAGCTTTTGACTCCCTTCACATAGACTTGAAGACAGATGAAGGGAAGGCCTTGTTTTTGGAATACCAATGTGTACCTGTCATATTAAGTCACTTCAAAGTATCCAGTAGAGTTCTGCTTTCCAGTGCTCTTGATGTATTACTTCAGATGACCATGGAATCCGGTAAATTtgg